The window AGTTGAATTCCACTAGGCCAATCTTTTACACCTTTGACAAATtctggggatgggattggatcCAGCTGCTCCAGACTCCTCACTTAGAATGAATTTTAAGAATCTAGGGTGCCTGCAGGGGTTTGAGGATCCATGATGGCTGTTGGGTGACATTTCTCTACCTCATGACTCAGCAGGAGTTTctcaaataaagaaataaagcttttgcatgaagctcccactgtggccatgacaggaacccctgtgagtgtctgggacatcccggctctttggcagcctgggcactcctgggatgtcaccgtggagcccccgtgagtgcctgtgacagatgggtgccttttcagcccaaggtgccctgggatgtgaccatggaatggctgtgacttcctctgaccacagggctctttaccatccccagaaagccctgggaggtctccatggagcccctgtccctgcctgtgacattccagctctggaacagcctggagactcttggaaagtccccatgagGGAAAGTCCCCTCTTAGGCCTGTGataaatctgatccttagcaggcaaccatcaccaactccctgttgctatggtcagtttccatggcaaccatcaccaggcccctgttgctatggtcagtttccatggcaaccatcaccagccccctgttgctatgctcaggggtggttgccatggacaccagctcaggcctgcagccagagcctgttgccatggcaaccattggcagccccatccccaggctgatgggatcccagaagcacagaattggctgagctgggagggacccatcaggatcctccagtccaactgctggccctgcacaggacaccccaacaatgccagcctgggcctggcagcgctggccaaacgctgctgcagctcagagagccctggagctgggacccttccctggggagcctggccagggccccagcagcctctgggcaaaaatcttttcctgacatccaacctgagcctgccctgactcagctgcagccgctccctccactcctgtccctgggcaccagagggaagaggttcccacagccccagccagggacccgctcccaaggctgctgccatggccaccagggctgccaccagctgggatgctcgctttccacgggccgggcttcagcaatgggattccccaatttcctgctcccgctaaaaccgcgctgccctcgctgccctcccacctcccatcgaaagcacaaaaggcaaagatcccgggctgggataagaacaatttattgggaacagcaaccagataaggaacaaacaggaacagaaataatattgataacagaagggataaataaaactatttacagggaaaactacaacatcaaaaACTTGCTCTTCCTGGCAACGTATTTcatcctgtctggaaaggacacccttctcccttgggagagagagagagagagagagagtcccttttctgcccctggcaatgacctgaggtgggagtgaatgtaatgacagggccatggccagaccatcATGTTCTTCAGTCCCACATCAGTTCATTGGCAGGGGCAACAAAAGGTAAGAGTGTCTTCCCAGccaggatcacagggaacatggatcacaagggctcttcccaatgtgGGGTCTCCAATGGGGACTGAAGATGGAGTGGTggatgaagctgttcctgcattTGGGGAATTCGCAGGTCTTCTCTTACTGGTGGCTCCGTTTGTGTCTtctcaagtgagagctgctggtgaagctcttcccacactccccacactcctagggccattccccagtgtggatcatctggtgcctgatcagggtgctgctctgcctgaagctcttcccacactccaagcacttgtggggcttctccccatcatgaagctgcccatgggccaccagctctgagctctggctgaagctctgtccaccttcctgtctcagggtgggtctttccttcTCAGAgccccctgggctgggtttgcagctcctcctcctgtgggatctctggggcttttcttCCCTGTTGTATTCCTGTGAACTAGAGTCGCTCAAAACACCATCTTCCACAAGATTCTGCCAAGGAAATTTTTCCttcctggtctccatcctcagcttcttccctgggggaagAAGGCcagggagaggatgggatttgcctccgtgccacagggaaggggaaggagatccccccagggcatccccagcaggacggggttggcagcagggttgtcctgcagccgggggctgtgctgggctggaagatggagcaggagagagggggaaaggggcactgacttcctcctcacctgcctggggctcctggggcatcttcctcttcctcacagcctcctccttcATCTGGAAAAGGTTTCAGGATGGGAAATCCTACTATGggagaaaacaagggatgagcacaCTAAATTTTATACTGgattgaaggcaaacctgggggagagtctaagccggaattacaatttaataagaaaatgaagatcaaggcaatgatgcagaaacactgcctgaaactgacagagtcaggatataacctgacaccctgttgctggtcaggctggtggcagcagtcccattaaatggtggctgcagtcctgtgggagtgatgaacgtgattctgtccaagcagtgatcctgtagaagggtctggtcttcctctgaaggtccagtggtggttctggagctcttgtcctctgggaatccagtagccaagctgctcctggtgttgcaaggctcagcttatatccaggtaggaatgcttggatcctccccctgggcggagcatcccacaatgggaggatggaatttgatcagtcctgcagtgacactcaatggcccattcccagaagatatctcccctggagggcgttatcagggctgagtcatggaagagatcaagaacaccgccccacctgtttctagcagttgatgaagatgggcattgaaaacatgcattgggttccatcttacattgcagcctgaaacagtgggggaatccctgctaagggggtgaacaccaccccccttacccaaactggctcaggtgtaaaacccctaccctgggaaggccacacccacaggggacaatgtcacacttgccctgccccaggggaggtctctgtccctgtcactcccttgctgtctccccttttctctttctttccatctcccTCTCTACCTCACATATACTGTTCAATAAAATCTACTTTGGATTTGTTCTTGTTAGCACCTTAATtggggcagaggcatctctctaacaattttcttaaccagaatgtgacattattttggcacagtgagtttaGGCACTGTTGCCTGACCCCAggtgcctttgacaacagcatggttccaTCCTCTGAGGGGGTTGTGGTTCTTCCTGGaagaactcttggaaacttggacgCAGCTTCCTCTGAGTACCTTACAGGAGAattgatgaggaaaatggctgttgttggtggccagtgaaaaagaaaatattttgttgtccttctTTGAAAAGTTTATTAAAATCACTAGAGGAAAGGGAGCAAATGTTACCAGAGAGACTAACAAGGTTCATTCACTCCaaggtgaggaacacaaggctgctaaaagccccacaagaagcccagctcaactAGCTAAATTCCCGAATAACtcctgaattcccaggcttgggttctttgccaaatgtgagaataatttttctcttcatccctgtcacctttgtgtgtgattgattgattgattaaCATCTGGGCCAATCAGAGCTTGGTTAGCAccgcccctgctgtgtgattgacagctctgccaggccagggctgggggcggggctctgtcccaccacaaagcaaggcctgacccagccctggccccacacgggcattccgagcatcccaaggtctcgggacatggatctcatccagcctctgacagcgaccacggtgacactacagaacctcatggagccatggctcagttgtgacaatggagatccaaggaaatgatggtgagactgtggaatccaggaatcgtggaatcaaggagaccattgtgcaaatcatgggccctatggaagcaaggatcaatgataaactgtggtttgattgtgattgatttaaaatagaaacaaggagccattgtttcacagcggggctgcgtggggccaatggacccttgtgactctgttgtggctcatgaaaccaagaagccattgtgacattgccagacctcatggaatcaaggagaccattgatACAGTGTTAGGACCCATGAAGTcaatggaacatggaacaggtctgcctggtttggcctcctgggggctgtctgacaggtcccactgaatttggcatgtcaagggccacttcccatctgaccgtgaagcactggggctctgtgcttttattcctgtgggaaagaactgtctttcttgtctaggTGACCATGGCAGAAATTGGGATTCTGCATCTAAAATTCTCTTtatccaagggttactcccagacaaaatctgcccgTACAGTCAAGTCTGGCTAGAcctggcctctggtggctgcctctcatctgcccctgcaccactggggctcacttgtttccttcctatggagaccattgtgacactgtggagcattgtggaaccaatgggccatggtgaccctgcaggcccttgtggaacctgttACACTGcaggaacttgtggaaccaaggggaacattgtgaccctgcagggcaccaTGGAAcgaaggggccactgtgacactctgggaacttgtggaaccaagggaatcattgttgcactactgggccccaatggaaccaaggggccattggacacagccaggcttcatggaaccaatagACCATtaggacactgtggggccttgtggaaccatggagaccattaggatccttaaggacttgtgtaatcaaggggccattatgacacctgagggcatcatggaagccagagaaccattgtgacactgcaaggcctcatggaagcaaggagccattgtggcactgcagggccctgtggaaccaagggaacatgaaacaggtgtggctgccttggcctcccaggggtcacctgacaggtctggctgaccttggaatgtggaaggccactcccaactgcccctgaaacactggggctctgggcttttctttttatggaaGAGAACTGTCCATCTTTTcgaggcatccatggccaaaattaggattccacctccaaatttctgtgtatGGAAGGATTGctgccagacaaaagctgccaggacagacaggtctggctggtctttgacccctgagtgccagaactcacctgttttccaaacactggaaagggctctTGTGCTTTTCTTTGTATGGAAATAATAATCCTTCTCCAGGCCCAAATGTCAGAAATTAGGACTCCatattcataatttcaaatatcgATGGGTTGCTCCAggcaaacctgccaggacagacaggtcaggcttgccttggcctctggtggttgctgttcatcagctcctgaaacatgggggctctgtggtttccttcatttggagaccaatgtgacatttgggagccttgtgaaatgaaggggccattgtgacactgcagagcaccatggatccaagggaccattgtgacactgtggggccttgtggaaccaaggacatcattgtggctctgttgggccgcatggtcccaaggggccagagcaaagcagcggtgtgggagttagcccagctgtaactcagagtcagacagattttaccCTGGAAGAACTGGGCGTgagtttcaagccctgggaatcatttgtttaacttaGGGTGAGCTTGAAAGTTCTCCAAAAAGCCTTCAGAGTTGTTATGCAAAGTTGTCCAAGTTCTCCTCCCCTAAtggttacttgtttcccctatagGGTTATTGTTCTAGAGTGTTCCACCCCCAGGTGTACATGTTGTTGCTCCCCTTTGTCTTGGGTCtttggatcctgcccctcataCTGTTCTcgacttctccatgtttattatttttcaccctgttattaaagttccttttaagcaactccattgatccttctccttttcatttttgccacccttgccctgaagtcagggaaccagagaggtttgtcacagccaccctcattgtgaccTTTGGCGCCCAAACAGGGAccatgacactcagggctccctgtgtcagtcacatcagctggggttagctgatggataggccagggctccccgggattttggattgtgctgggcccagtggaTTCATCGTTGCTTTGAGGGACCTTGCCCAGGATCAGCAGGGACAATGACGGTTTCACCAgcataggattgcaggtgggtttggggaaatgcaagacatttattgcccattttgccactgtgttttacaatatgcacccaTGTCCCATAATTGATTTGCGGTGTTCCAGTGGCTCTTccccataaggcagagaaagagaaaaatgggcagccagatgtccaaagtagaaaggagcatatatggatgctttaattctcactgatcatgacataatattttcaaagaatgaATTAAAATCACTCCTGACATGgataattaaaaattttccagacgCCTCTGCTGATGAAATCCATATCACCGAAGCTTGGGACTCAGTGGAAGTTAAATTGTACAACCTTTTGATCAAAAGCGACCCCATTGCATTTGTgcatgctccccatcttccacaccatccttgagacccttcaccagcaagcagtgtCTCGAAAACTCAATCCGTTGGTCACTCCTAACTTGGGacctcccctcaaacctgcctttctcagaccttccacgatggtccaagatggcaatggccatGCTGTCTTGGAGCACCATGGCCTGGAGAGTCAAGACAGAAGGAGCCCGAAGGTGGCTCGGTAGCCtgaccatcctccctccatcttggctcctccacttcctgctaccacagccttctcttccgccctgaatgaacctccagactccacccccaaCACTGCgggtcacgcccccactgtcaatcagcctctccaccctgggccatgcctccagttaaggaaggagactggcaaataaCCTCGAAACTCCTCATTGTCCCCATttgttatgaaagaagggggcagaataCCAGGTATCAACCATTGGTTTAcggggaaatcaaggatctgtgtggggcagctaaagaccataggagggacttaccttgttttaatggcctaatgagggccatgtttaaAGCACATGTCTTAAAtccctatgatttaaaatatattatgcccctgttgttgtcacctacagaatacatcctgtgggaagggggatggaagtgtttactaaatcaattaatagcagactatgctaataatgaggcaaggaCAGAATTGACAATCAGccatctagctggagaaggacaacacagcctaccagatgataaagcagcaggtatccccacAGAAGgattggatgatatcaaagagatggctttgaaagctttaatccaggtactggatggtagcacccccaatttggactaccttgggtggctgcagctaaagctttagggcaatcagaccatcctgggtgcctgttaagtaagcaaaccaatgctgcctccctcacattgagtggctgctctcagacacagagaccatcagacacgccacattgcagaacagcgatagagtttttactctgggcacatgggcatggctgtgtagactctgagggcatgtgctgcatgaacctctccagccacagcgagtcaatccacaagagcattcaggtactgaaggaagggtttaagaagcttcaagtggaaaacaaagattaGTTCAAAAACCTCTTCTAATCCaagggactaaagggttggatgatgtcTAGCTAAAACAGGACTATTGATTCTCTTAGTAGTTGTTattgtattgttaattgtcccTTGTTtttttggatgcttttagaaagtcttacaaaattctttcagttccgTATTTTTggtaaaacagaaagggggaagatacccaacacaggaTCCTCATGGACTCCATGACgaagagaattggaggccaggatggcacaaaaacctctcagacactcagtgtgggaaggaaaatcctttaaagtacctaaaagtattattaaatccataaagtaccttaaaaaccctGAGTAtttcaaggcattaatgagccccactgagtatCAGTACAAAGCCCtccagggactcgttaaagcagataattggggccatgattgcacaaacttCTTATAgggtctgtatcaaaagggaaacaccaagtaccttcaaataactcaagtaccctgaagtattaatgagccccagtgagtgttgttactgacaaagcctctccagggactaattacagcagataattggagccatgattgcacaaacctctcagagactgcaaggcagaagccaaagccaaagtcctttgaaaaacctgcagtccctgcagggagcatgaaggagcccccagggccattgctgagcaaggctccccagggactccttgcagcagatccttgaggccactgggatgtgggctagggggggatgctgagggcagcacaaggggctgacagtgcccagcctggctggggctgtgccaggaggccccagggcctcagcacaaggtgtctcctcccagcccttgctggcacagaccctgctgtgccccagggcaccaagacttggcttctctttgtccccacctgtcatcactgcctgcagttctctgctctgcctggggcctggggacactttctcactcgtgtccctctctgggacccattaaaagtccaagaaactttggagttggattctgccttggagttctgcagaggtttcttcatctgcctctcagggactgatgttcagggcctgagcacaaagccccagaggctgattaaagtccttgtgctgtgtctgtgctgctgagctgggctgggctcctggcacagaggcagctcctggtcaccaagaagagcttcaaaagcacatttctctggatgagcagctcttgtgccagccctgctgggctggggcactgcctgcagccagcccgggcacagcccagaggcacagagagcttcaatcagtcagggctgggaaggggctgagaagtgcctggggcacaatcactgccagcccttggcacaggaacctctggctgcaggacaatgcagctgcagctcctggagccatctcctcaagctggaacatcccaatgcctgcagagcctgtgagtacattctctgcttgtctcttgtgcagagcagccaggggtgcccagggctgtcctgcagagcagggtcctgcagcccagggcgctgtgctggggcagggactcttctgtctgccagggacagctctcagccagccctggcagctgctcccagtgctgggggacaagatctgggtggcaggagacagctggtgaggcttggaagtgttctccttgtgtggggaggatgctgcattgttcaggagtGCTTccagcatggcattgaactgcagaacatttccaagtagattatacagggagcatAGCAAGGGAGGGGctgcataaaagggaaaatcctgctttttattttactgctctgggttgcctGGATGTGAAATAGCACATAGATATTCATCTCTGATTTCaggcagtaaaaaataaaaaccatttcTCTTATATCTGAATAAACTGGGCAGTTACTGAGATGAGCACAGGGTCCCTTAAGGCAAcatctgttttgcttttccagcctcctcagggttgctctgacattgccctcagagcctgcagagccagagctgcccctgggcagtgcctgagctgggagggctctgcagggcagagctgagcccccagggctgggctgggctctggcagcactggcagggcccagccctgggcacagggaagcagctgctggcagggacagctccaggcagcagagccctgggcaggcagtggggggaaagtgcccccaggctgtgctgggatatttcaagtcctctccaaacccaactattccatgattacttttcttacagatccccatgccaagacagaacaaatgtccaacagcagctgcatcaggcacttcctcctgctggcattggcagacacgcggcagctgcagctcctgcacttctgcctcttgctgggcatctccctggctgccctcctgggcaacggcctcatcatcagcgccgtagcctgcagccaccacctgcacacgcccatgttcttcttcctgctcaacctggccctcgctgacctgggctccatctgcaccactgtccccaaagccatgcacaattccctctgggacaccagcaacatctcctacacaggatgtgctgctcagctctttttctttatgttcttcatctcagcagagttttgcctcctgaccatcatgtgctacgaccgctacgtgtccatctgcaaacccctgcactacgggaccctcctgggcagcagagcttgtgcccacatggcagcagctgcctgggccagtgcctttctctattcactgctgcacacagccaatacattttccctgcccctgtgccatggcaatgccctgggccagttcttctgtgaaatcccacagatcctcaaacTCTCCTGCTCTAAATCCTatctcagggaacttgggcttcttGGTGTTAGTACCTGTTTAGGACTCggatgttttgtgttcattgttttctcctatgtgcagatcttcagggctgtgctgaggatcccctctgagcagggacggcacaaagccttttccacctgcctccctcacctggctgtgctctccctgtttgtAAGCACTGCATtgtttgcctacctgaagcccccctccatgtcctccccatccctggatctggccctgtcagttctgtactcggtggtgcctccagccctgaaccccctcatctacagcctgaggaaccaggagctcaaggctgcagtgtggagactgatgactggatggtttcacaaatattaaactGCTGGACAGTTTCTCTAAATCAATTGAAATAAAAGCCATCTTCTATACTTCCTTTTAGTTtgattgtggggtttttttcctttggtttagGTTTTCCATATTGTCCACAGAGAAATGTCACTTTTTGTGCTATTTCTCATTCtctttctctccaccttccctgtggccacagactgtgtcaatgaagGGCTGcactcttggtggctttaaagtaactaaaggatgtcccagcagagttttctgcagagatgcccttgtgttgccttctctggagctgcagcagcaatgtctgtgtgcagagctggggcagatcagtgctggcccagcagctgtgcccagcagcagcagcagcagcacttggtgttgccagtgctgctgccgtggccctgccccgctgccctggtggccctggtgttgctgcagggcctgagtgctctcggggccgggcacagccctgggggtggcagtgccggggctgcagcagggacaggccatgggcactgctggggcagcgctgacgcctcaggccaggccctgggggctccaggctccttgcccaggctctctcaagaacacggccaggccaatgctcagcacagaaacccccgtcagcagccccaggctggccgtgggcaggctgggggcaaacagcatggctggggctctgcaagggccctggggcagacgggaaggagcagcagagcaggggctgatccatgcccagggcgctgcacagcccagggcagcgtcccagagcgtcctcatgcagctgccaacaacatcccccctctgcagccctggcctctcccccagctcacacaggtgccccatccttgcaggcacagacacggcagcactgcctcagcagcccctgtttgcattgcacacagcagggccagcacccccatgctgttgctgtggggacatgaacctgagggagcacaaatgccatcagcccctggggccagcaaggcctgggggacaccagggaaaccactcagctttgtcctggcctctgcactcagccagaaagtttgttcccatcagctgggagtttcctgtgccactgcagacgctgttgctcagagccagggctgcctggcagccacccccaaactgccctcagcatttcctgtgtgccacctttgctttctttactctttcctAACTCAGATTTCTtcccattgcccagccctgttccctgccctgcaaacagcccatccctgtttgccctttcctctctggccccactccccattgcagttcctggcttggccccatgggaacgtcccttgggcagcaggatcatcctacaagtgctgcaggaattgtctgcaggctcctgcagtgcctgctgctcccttgccagaggcaccccaggccaggggggcacatctgggctgctgtgtctggctctggggctccctgttctgggcaatgaggaggagctgcagaggctctgcaggactgacaggatgggctttggggctgccaggagaagctgagggacctgggctgctggagcttctgcagaggaggcccagggctcatcctgcaactgctccaagggtggtttcagagaatcccagaatcagcaaggctggaaaagatcttggagatcatcaagtccaacctgtgccctgacactgccttgtctcccctgagcctcctcttctccaggataaacaaccccagctgcctctgctgctcctcacaggacttgtgctccatacacctccccagccttgttgcccttctctggacacgctccagcccctccaggtccttcctaaattggaggcccagaactggacacagcactcgaggtgctggccaaccagtgctgagcacaggggaagaatccctgccctgctcctgctggccacaccattcctgatccaggccaggagccattggccttcttggccacctgggcacactgctgcctcatgtccagcctgctgtccatcagtccctgcaggtccctttctgcctggctgctctccagccactctgtccccaacctgtagagctgcaggggttgttgtggccaaagtgcaggacccaaCCCTGGggcttgttaaacctcaccttgttggatttgggccctggatccagcctgtccagggccctgtgcagagccctcctaccctccagcagatccacactcacacccagcttggtgccatctccaaatttgctgatgctggactcaatcccctcatccagaccATCAATGCAGATAttgaaatccacgctggctgcctctgatccctgggccatcctgtgggtgccctgtgatggcactcaaggggatctgttccataaccttgccaggcacccaggtcaggctgacaggcctggagttccccagctcctccttccagcccttcctggggatgggctcacactggcacctccagtgctctgggacctccctgctgagccaggactgatggtaaatgatggagagcagcttggggagctcatccacagctccctcatccccctaggatggatcccatctgatcccatacacctgtgagc of the Agelaius phoeniceus isolate bAgePho1 chromosome W unlocalized genomic scaffold, bAgePho1.hap1 SUPER_W_unloc_2, whole genome shotgun sequence genome contains:
- the LOC143692746 gene encoding olfactory receptor 14I1-like is translated as MSNSSCIRHFLLLALADTRQLQLLHFCLLLGISLAALLGNGLIISAVACSHHLHTPMFFFLLNLALADLGSICTTVPKAMHNSLWDTSNISYTGCAAQLFFFMFFISAEFCLLTIMCYDRYVSICKPLHYGTLLGSRACAHMAAAAWASAFLYSLLHTANTFSLPLCHGNALGQFFCEIPQILKLSCSKSYLRELGLLGVSTCLGLGCFVFIVFSYVQIFRAVLRIPSEQGRHKAFSTCLPHLAVLSLFVSTALFAYLKPPSMSSPSLDLALSVLYSVVPPALNPLIYSLRNQELKAAVWRLMTGWFHKY